A region of Argentina anserina chromosome 5, drPotAnse1.1, whole genome shotgun sequence DNA encodes the following proteins:
- the LOC126796507 gene encoding succinate dehydrogenase subunit 7B, mitochondrial-like yields the protein MAFLLKSSVASHFRQTVTNSDSLSLTRRHLHVAPGPREQALLAADPSLRRFKSHKKGVLAIRRIRKLLPLVVLAGCCYEIYIKAGMKQEAKAQA from the exons ATGGCGTTTCTTCTCAAAAGTTCGGTCGCTTCACATTTCCGTCAG ACGGTCACCAACTCCGATTCACtctccctcacgcgccgccacttGCACGTCGCGCCAGGGCCTCGCGAGCAAGCT CTCTTGGCAGCGGACCCGTCTCTAAGGCGATTCAAGTCCCATAAGAAGGGTGTCTTGGCCATCCGAAGGATCAGGAAGCTTCTCCCACTTGTTGTTCTTGCTG GTTGCTGCTATGAAATATACATAAAAGCGGGGATGAAGCAGGAGGCTAAGGCACAGGCATAG
- the LOC126796498 gene encoding uncharacterized protein LOC126796498, translated as MPLTRIAADTLGVLTVCLVALLILLGSLCIIYLFYFRSRIRSQGLVQLSYFSGPWIIRITFILFAIWWGIGEIVRLSLLRREGRLLNTLSSKWQETVCKCYIVSNLGFAEPCLFLTLVFLLRAPLHTMESGILSRQWNGKTAGYILFYCLPVLLLQLVVVVVGPKLQNKVPSYFINTTMKQTDQIVFCTYPLLSTILLGIFAIILTAYVFWLGRQILKLVINKGLQKRVYTLIFSVSSFLPLRVALLGFSVLSKPEHFQFEALAFLAFLALLCCVGVCIWMLVYCPVADSLALGSLQDLEGRRRLDDGQNDTMSLIANQSHMEESAGISPSRNSDVTTKRGSISFRALKKEDGSSRGPFVELSLFSPSEDATPPDSPPLIGWPMRPSASPRQ; from the coding sequence ATGCCCCTGACGAGAATTGCTGCCGATACACTCGGTGTGTTGACCGTATGTCTAGTTGCTCTCTTGATCCTTCTCGGCTCTCTCTGCATTATCTACTTGTTTTACTTTCGCTCTCGCATTCGTAGTCAGGGTCTTGTTCAACTCAGTTATTTCAGTGGCCCTTGGATAATCCGTATAACTTTCATACTGTTTGCGATCTGGTGGGGAATTGGTGAAATTGTCCGGTTAAGTTTGTTGAGACGGGAAGGAAGATTGTTAAATACCCTTAGTTCGAAATGGCAGGAGACTGTCTGCAAATGCTATATTGTCTCAAACCTGGGGTTTGCAGAACCTTGCCTATTCCTGACCCTTGTGTTCCTTCTACGGGCCCCTTTGCATACAATGGAGTCGGGTATTCTAAGCCGACAATGGAATGGGAAAACAGCTGGTTACATTCTTTTCTACTGCCTCCCAGTACTTCTTCTTCAGCTTGTTGTCGTAGTAGTTGGGCCCAAACTGCAGAATAAGGTGCCTTCCTACTTCATCAATACAACAATGAAACAGACTGATCAGATTGTGTTCTGCACTTACCCTTTACTGAGTACGATACTTCTTGGGATTTTTGCCATCATTCTAACTGCCTATGTGTTTTGGCTTGGAAGGCAGATTTTAAAGTTGGTTATCAATAAGGGTCTGCAGAAAAGAGTTTATACATTGATATTCTCAGTTTCAAGTTTCCTTCCATTGAGGGTTGCTTTGCTTGGTTTCTCTGTTTTATCTAAACCAGAGCACTTTCAGTTTGAAGCTCTTGCTTTCTTGGCTTTTCTTGCTCTTTTATgttgtgtgggtgtgtgtatATGGATGCTTGTTTACTGCCCAGTTGCGGATTCTTTAGCGCTGGGGAGCTTACAAGACTTGGAGGGTAGAAGGAGACTTGATGATGGTCAAAATGACACCATGTCTCTTATTGCTAACCAGAGTCATATGGAAGAAAGTGCTGGAATTAGTCCTAGTAGGAACTCTGATGTGACAACCAAGCGTGGATCAATTTCTTTCCGTGCTTTGAAAAAAGAGGATGGTTCTTCTAGGGGACCTTTTGTGGAATTGAGCCTTTTCTCTCCAAGTGAAGATGCAACACCCCCAGATTCGCCTCCGCTCATTGGCTGGCCTATGCGTCCCTCTGCTTCACCCCGCCAGTAG
- the LOC126796499 gene encoding mitogen-activated protein kinase kinase kinase 17-like, whose amino-acid sequence MGRIDECTSPLPGEWMKGKLVGSGSFGSVHLAMSKSTGGLFVVKSSQSCDGALALENEAMILESLNSPYVVRCMGIENGRGKSCNVFLEYMAGGSLSDVAQIFAGAFDEDVVRLYSREILHGLKYLHKKGIVHCDLKCKNVLLSSSGNVKLADFGCAKRLKDEGNPVLSTAIGGTPLWMAPEVLRNEGLDFACDIWSLGCTVIEMATGRAPWAAEISDPVAAVLKIACSSERPQFPRHFSSEGLDFLAKCLERDPKRRWSAEQLLNHPFVSGNPMRVSRKGETFSPASTLDDIATYDDTSECNSDCGDESCEGNEFAVRNPFSRCSDERSRNTVKPVCHFESSEFWITVR is encoded by the coding sequence ATGGGAAGAATTGATGAATGCACATCTCCTCTGCCTGGTGAATGGATGAAGGGCAAGCTGGTTGGATCAGGTTCTTTTGGAAGTGTCCATTTGGCAATGAGCAAATCCACAGGAGGACTTTTCGTTGTGAAATCCTCGCAGTCTTGTGATGGAGCCCTTGCTCTTGAGAATGAGGCTATGATTCTCGAGAGTCTGAACTCCCCATATGTTGTTCGATGCATGGGGATCGAAAATGGTAGAGGGAAGTCATGCAATGTGTTCTTGGAGTACATGGCAGGGGGTAGTTTGTCAGACGTGGCTCAGATCTTTGCGGGTGCTTTCGATGAAGACGTGGTTCGTTTGTACTCGAGAGAGATTCTTCATGGTCTCAAGTATCTTCACAAAAAGGGGATCGTGCATTGTGATCTCAAGTGCAAGAATGTGCTCTTGAGCTCCTCAGGGAATGTGAAGCTGGCAGACTTTGGCTGCGCCAAGAGGCTCAAGGATGAGGGTAACCCTGTGCTTTCCACTGCTATTGGTGGAACTCCATTGTGGATGGCTCCTGAAGTTTTGAGGAACGAAGGGCTCGATTTCGCTTGCGACATTTGGTCATTGGGATGCACTGTGATTGAAATGGCCACTGGAAGGGCTCCTTGGGCAGCTGAGATCTCCGATCCGGTAGCCGCTGTTTTGAAGATTGCTTGCAGCAGCGAGAGGCCTCAGTTTCCAAGACATTTTTCAAGCGAGGGTCTGGATTTTCTAGCGAAATGCTTGGAGAGAGACCCGAAAAGGAGGTGGTCTGCTGAGCAGCTACTTAACCATCCTTTTGTCTCTGGAAATCCAATGAGAGTTTCAAGAAAGGGCGAGACATTCTCACCAGCAAGTACTTTGGACGACATTGCAACTTATGATGATACGTCTGAATGTAATTCTGATTGTGGAGATGAGAGTTGTGAAGGGAACGAGTTCGCCGTCAGAAATCCGTTCTCGAGGTGCAGTGATGAAAGGAGCAGAAATACAGTGAAGCCTGTGTGTCACTTTGAGTCATCTGAATTCTGGATCACTGTTAGATAG